The window GGCTATGACCCTGTTCCACCCCGACCCAAAAACAAAGATTAATTTGTGCAAGGGTTAGTTACCTTAGCACCACAATGCACCGCATACTTCGCCCAACAGTTGCTCTCCTCCTACGCGGTGGACTCCCGGCAGTTTTGTTAACTGCGCTGCTGATCAGACTTTTATTTGTGCTTGTAACAGATGATGCCCAGCGATGGTTCACCGATTCGAACCACTATTACCTGTTGGGCGTGAACTGGCTGAAGTACGGACAATTCACCATGTTTGTGGAGGCCGGTTTTCCCGAAAGCATACGCTTGCCAGGCTATCCGCTTTTTTTGGCCCTGTTTGGAGAAACGCTGGCCTACCCGGTGGTGATTTTGTTGCAATGCGTGGCGTCTGCGGCAACGATTGCGGTACTCTTTCACCTGGGCGTGCGAACAGGAATCGCCCGTCAGTGGGCTTTGGCAGCCTCGTGGTTTATGGCATGGATGCCCTTGGATATCATGTTGGCAGGAACCTACCTGAGCGAGACCCTTTTCAACCTGACTTTTTACGGCGGGCTGCTCTGTATCCTTTCTCTGCGAAAAGGCTGGACCATTACAGGAGGTGTTCTTTTTGGCGTGGCTGCTCTTACCCGCGGACAGGGCTTGTGGCTGGTGATACCTGCGATGATGATGGCCTACCATACAGTAGGACGAAAATCATGGCTGGCCGCAGCACCCTTTGTTTTACTGGTATTTCTGTGGATGATTCGCAATGAGCAGATGTTTAACCGCTGGTTTGTAACAGATGCCGCAACCGTGGTGGCTCTGCACTACAGCGTTCCGGCCACGCTGGCCAAAGCTGAGGGAAATGAAGCGGAGAAGCACTTCCAAACCTATCGGGGCTGGAGCGAGGGTACTGACTGGTCGAACCCTCAGGAGGTAAACCAATACATGGCCAAAGCACGTAGCGAGATTCGCCGGGTAATCGGCCAACATCCGGTTTCTTTTGCGCAGGTTTGGGCAAAAAACGCAGCCGGTATATTGCTCGCTCCCGGAAGGGGTATGACCACACATTACTTTTCGCTAACCGCCATTCAATGGGTGGTTTTGGGCATATCCGCCGCCATGGCCATGCTACTTCTTGCAGGAACATTCGGAGCCTTTGCAACATCCCTTTTTCAACCCAAAATGACAACGCTCATGTGGTTGATGATGGTTGCTATCGTTATTGGCAGTGCTTCTTTTTCTACCATTGACGCGCGTTTCAGAAGTCCGGCCGTGGTGGCTATGCTGCTGGCATCGGCCTGGTTTTTCCAAAAAGCGGCAAGCAGGTGGAGTGTAAAACAGAGACCGCTCTGAGAAGCAAAGCCGTTTGTGGTTTGTTGAGTTCCGTTATCTTCGCAGCTTAACCCAACCGAACAGCGCATGGTTCTGAACTACATTGAATGGAATGTTACCCCCTGGATTTTTGAAATCGGGGATTTTCAACTGCGTTGGTACGGGCTGCTGTTTGCTGCCGGGTTTATGATTGGTTTCTACCTGCTGAAGCGCATTTTTGAGCACGAAAATGTGCCCCTCGACTGGCTGGATAAAGTATTGTGGTACGTTGTAATCGGAACTGTGGTAGGCGCTCGTCTGGGCCATGTATTCTTTTACGACTGGGATTATTACTCGCAAAACCTGGGAGAAATCGTGAAGGTATGGAGGGGCGGACTTGCCAGCCATGGTGCCGCAGTGGGAATCATCCTTGCGCTCTATGTTTATTCGAGAAAAGTGAGCGGAAAATCCATCCTTTGGATTCTGGACCGCGTAGTCATTACCGTTGCTTTTGCCGGTGTGCTCATTCGTTTGGGCAACCTGATGAATCATGAAATTGTGGGCGATGTAACGAACGTACCCTGGGCCTTTATCTTTACCCGTGCTGACCTGTATTTGCCCGATGGAACACCTGATTTACGTCCGCGCCATCCGAGCCAGATTTATGAAGCGCTGAGCTACTTGTTTTCCTTCGGACTGCTTTACTGGATGTACTGGAAAGCCCGCGGAGGCCAGTATCTGGGCCGGATTTTCGGGAGCTTTCTGGTGTTGATTTTCGGATTCAGGTTTATCATTGAGTTTGTGAAAGAAAGCCAGGGAGGATTTGAAAGCGCTTTGGGCGATGCGCTCACCACCGGGCAATGGCTCAGTATTCCGTTTGTGCTGGCGGGCGCTTATTTTATTGTGCAATCGGGCAAGAAGCCGCTTCCGCAAGATTCCAGCATTTCGTAAAGCAATTTTAGCTTCGCAGATTCATTTCCGGCCTATCTCGCAATGACCATCAGCGGATACCGGTGTGTTTGGCCAGTACCGGATATTTCCAGAATGTAGGTCCCTGCGGCTAAATCGGAAATTTGCAAAGAGGCTTCCGGTAAGGCAAATGAACCCAACTTCACTTGTCTGCCCGAAGCATCGAACAAGCTGAATCCATACTCTCCCGAAAACGGACCTCTGATGTGAACGACATCACGGGTGGGATTGGGGAAAATGCGCCACAAATGGCCATTGGTGTCATTCACTGAAGCCGGGCCTTCCACAGCGAAAGATTTTTCTTTTTGACACGCATGGTTATCGCTCACTGAAACCGAATAATCTCCTGCGCCGGCACCCCACAAAATAAACCCGCTGCTGCCGGTGCTCCAGTTCACGGAATAAGGTGGGGTTCCTCCCCAAACCGATATTCCGACATCGGTGAGCGCTGCGTCGTTTGCGTTTGGCATCATAAAAAGGTAAAAATCAATGGAATCTGGTTGACTGATTGAGAAGTCATGCCACACTTCACAACCTTTGCTGTCTGTCAACAGAACTGAATACTCTCCATCCGGCAGAGAATCCGGATTAGAACCCATCCATTCAAACTCATAAGGTGGAACGCCGCCAGCCACCGACAATTGAGCTTTACCGTCTGAACCACCGAAGCACTTTACGTTGCTCACCTGAAGTATGGTCTGTAATGGTGGTGGTTCAAACACGTGAACAGCACCATCAAAAAAGCAACCGAAAATATCGAGCCCTTGATAGCTATATGTTCCTCCCGGCAAATCACTGACTTCGGTACCTGCGGCCCCATTCGACCAATTCACCTCTTGTGGTGAACCGGTACTGAGCTCAAGGATAACTAATCCATCAAGTTCTCCGTTGCACGACACGTCTGTTTTCAGTACTTCAACTACGGTGATGGGTGCCACAAAAACGTGAATCGTGTCGGATACAGCCGAAAAACCGTATTCATTGAACACCTCTACCCAATATGTACCGCTTTCAAAAACGGTAATGTCAGATTCGGTACTGCCATCACTCCAAAAATATCCATGGTGGTTACCGGCTGATAAGATTACTGAATCTCCCGGGCATAGTATCTCACTGTGAGATGCCTGGATCTGAGCTTCGATGGGAAGGGTTGCTCCTTCTATCAAATGCAGATGCTGGTTGGCATCCAGATCATAATACGTCTCTACCAAGCCCCTGCTCCAATAAATTTCGAGTGAATCAACCATTTCAGACTGCCCAAGACCAAAAATTCTTCGCATGCTGTTTTGCCGAAGAAAATCATCGCCACTTTGAACATATCTCCGCATAACGTGCTCACCATTGTAGCAGACTATCAGACTTCCCACCGCATCTCTATTGGAAAAAGTACCTTGCAACTGAACAGACAAATAGTTGTTCTCTTTGGGGGTATTTTGCATCAACCGGCTGTTGAATGGTGGGCGTGGTTGAAGAAAAAAGTCAGGATAACCGTCGTTATTGAAATCGCCCATAGCGCACGCATACCCTTCTGACAGCATGGTCCTGACTCCGTATTCCAGACTTAAATCGGTAAAAGAACCATTTCCATGATTTTGAAAAAAGAGTCCTCCCTGAGGCGCAGCCATGGTGGAGGTTTGTTGAACAATAAGATCTTCGGTCCCCACATTGTCAACATCCATCCAAATGGTACTCCAACCCGAAAAATTCATGTACAAGCCGGATTGAGCCCCGAGTGACTGAAACCACTGACCTTGCTGATTTTCGAAGAGATGAATATCCTCTGTATCAGTTATCACCATATCAAAAAAACCATTGTGATTGTAGTCCGCAATGGCACCAGACATGGCGTCGAGGTAAACGCCCATTCCTGTTTCCTCTGAAACGTCGGTAAAAGTGCCGTCACCATTATTCATGAACAGCCGATTCGGATAGTTGTATTTGTCAACAATCAGAAAAAGGTCTTCCCATCCATCGTTGTTGTAATCGAAAAAAACAGGTTGAAAAACAGGAGCCTGCACATACCCCACTCCCGAGGAGAGGGTCACATCCTGGAAGGTGCCATCACAATTTCCTTTATAGACCATGGTAATTTTGGTGAGATTCGGAAAGTCTTCGTCTGTATGAAACTTTGCGATGACCAAATCCAAGCAACCATCCTTGTCAAAATCGGCAAATGTTGCACCGGTGTGGCCGCCATATTGCTCATACAAACCCGAGTTGGCGGTGACATTAGTGAATGTCATGTCTCCGTTATTCATCCAAATTTCAATGGGGTGAAAAAAACGGGTAATGAGCAAGTCAGCATGACCATCGTTGTTTACATCACCCCATAAAACCATCGAGGCAAAGCCTGTTGAAGATGGAGTAATTCCAAGGTCGATGGGTTCAAAACCTCCCCCTACATTCTTGTAAAAATGCACTTCCGGACCACCGGTCGCAACTGTGAGATCATCCCAGCCGTCGCCGTCGAAATCGTATGCACTCACGCCATCTAAGCCTTGAGAGACGTTGATCTGGTAAGCTACACCGGCAGAGTCGGAAACATCCACGAGTTGACCGTGACTCCCTGTCGGAAAACCCCACAAACAAGCACACAAAAGCAATAAGGTTGACGTTTTCATCATCCGCTTAAGTATTGCTTGCAGGCTTTAAGAAATGACACCTCGAACAACGGTGCTACACGTGGTAAACGGCTTTAAAAAAAACCGTTGCCTCTTATATTCAGTTTTTTCCTTTTTTCCTCAATTCAACAGTACTCAAATATGCATTGGCCCAGGCTGAAACACGTCAGTATCCATTCACCACCAGTTGAATGGAATGCCATTGGCCATGATTGGCGATTTGCAAAAAATAAACTCCGGCAGGTAAATCACGAACGGAAACAGTAGCCCGGGGAAATGCAAGCGTCCCCTCGCGGATGAATTTTCCGGCGACACCCAAGATGCGATAAGCATGGTTTCCTGTGAGTGGTGCCGAAACGTTTACCAAATCACGGGCCGGGTTAGGGAAAATCTGCCATGATGAACCCAACGTGTTATGGGTAGAGCTGGGACCGGGAATAGTGAAATTCTGTTCTTTCTGGCAGTTATTCATGTCACTCACCAATACCGAATAATCTGAAGGGCCCACCCCCCACAAAATAAACCCACTTTGGCCCGAGCTCCAGTTAACAGCGTAAGGCGGGGTACCTCCCCAAATGGAAACGCCTACATCTGTGAGTGCAGCATCCTCGGCGTTAGGCATCATAAAGAGGTAAAAATCGATGGAATCGGGTTGGGTAATTTCAAACTCCGCACTCCACTCACACAGGTTGTTATCCTGCACCAAAACAGTATAAACACCAATGGAGAGAGAATCCGGATTTTCACCTTGCCAATCAATATTGTAAGGCGGTGTGCCTCCGGTAATATTGACCACAGCCGTACCGTTTGCTTCACCAAAACACAACACATTATTGAAGCTGTGCTGGGCAATAAGCGGTGGGGGCTCTGCAACAGCCACCGCACCCGAAACGTGACAACCATTGGTGTCCAGCGCACTAAATGTGTACACGCCCCCACTCAGCTCGCTAAGAAAATCATCGGTGTGACCATTATTCCAGAGCACATCTTGCACCGGGCCAGTATTCACATCGAGCAGCACGCTTCCATTGGCAAACCCGGAACAGGTTACGTGGTTCACAAGCAAATTCACTACAGGGGCAGGATATACCTCCACTTCCACCGGAAAGGAAGTGATTTCGGCACCAAATGTATTGGTCACCACAACCGAATAGATGCCGCTTTCGTGTACGACAATCTGTTGGGTGGTATCACCTGTATTCCACAAAAAAGTCTCGTATAAACCGGCATCCAGCATCACAGAATCGCCATGGCAAAACTGTGTAGCCCCCATCACCGCAGGCGTAAAAGGAAGACTCATACTGGCACCCTCAATCAGGTGGAGGTGTTGATTGACATTAAGGTTGTAATACTTTTCAACCGTACCCGAGTTCCATTCTAATATCAGAGAATCTACCTGTGCAATCTGACCAAGACCAAAGATCTTCTTAGATGAGTTCTGTCCAAACAGATTTTCGCTGCTCAGGGTAAAACGCACATATTCCTTACCGCCGGCGTAGCACTTCATCCAGGTGCCGATGGCATCGCGGTTCGCAAGCACACCTTGCAGCGAAACGGACAGATAGTGATTACTACCTCCGTTGTTAAGGTAGAGTCTGTTCGGGTTGGGGTACCTGCTTGAAACGGCAAAATCGTAGTATCCGTCATTGTTAAGGTCACCCATGGCAGCCACAAAACTCTGTGTAGGGAACTGTGCAATGCCCATTGAGCTGCTCACATCAACAAAGGGTTGTCCGATTCCCTGGTTTCTGAAAAACTCATTTTTGTAAGTATTGGGCCAAACGTTCTGCACGGTGATAAAAAGGTCTTCCCACGAATCATTATCGTAGTCGAGCCACAAGCTTCCCCAGCAG of the Cryomorphaceae bacterium genome contains:
- a CDS encoding T9SS C-terminal target domain-containing protein, which produces MMKTSTLLLLCACLWGFPTGSHGQLVDVSDSAGVAYQINVSQGLDGVSAYDFDGDGWDDLTVATGGPEVHFYKNVGGGFEPIDLGITPSSTGFASMVLWGDVNNDGHADLLITRFFHPIEIWMNNGDMTFTNVTANSGLYEQYGGHTGATFADFDKDGCLDLVIAKFHTDEDFPNLTKITMVYKGNCDGTFQDVTLSSGVGYVQAPVFQPVFFDYNNDGWEDLFLIVDKYNYPNRLFMNNGDGTFTDVSEETGMGVYLDAMSGAIADYNHNGFFDMVITDTEDIHLFENQQGQWFQSLGAQSGLYMNFSGWSTIWMDVDNVGTEDLIVQQTSTMAAPQGGLFFQNHGNGSFTDLSLEYGVRTMLSEGYACAMGDFNNDGYPDFFLQPRPPFNSRLMQNTPKENNYLSVQLQGTFSNRDAVGSLIVCYNGEHVMRRYVQSGDDFLRQNSMRRIFGLGQSEMVDSLEIYWSRGLVETYYDLDANQHLHLIEGATLPIEAQIQASHSEILCPGDSVILSAGNHHGYFWSDGSTESDITVFESGTYWVEVFNEYGFSAVSDTIHVFVAPITVVEVLKTDVSCNGELDGLVILELSTGSPQEVNWSNGAAGTEVSDLPGGTYSYQGLDIFGCFFDGAVHVFEPPPLQTILQVSNVKCFGGSDGKAQLSVAGGVPPYEFEWMGSNPDSLPDGEYSVLLTDSKGCEVWHDFSISQPDSIDFYLFMMPNANDAALTDVGISVWGGTPPYSVNWSTGSSGFILWGAGAGDYSVSVSDNHACQKEKSFAVEGPASVNDTNGHLWRIFPNPTRDVVHIRGPFSGEYGFSLFDASGRQVKLGSFALPEASLQISDLAAGTYILEISGTGQTHRYPLMVIAR
- the lgt gene encoding prolipoprotein diacylglyceryl transferase, with translation MVLNYIEWNVTPWIFEIGDFQLRWYGLLFAAGFMIGFYLLKRIFEHENVPLDWLDKVLWYVVIGTVVGARLGHVFFYDWDYYSQNLGEIVKVWRGGLASHGAAVGIILALYVYSRKVSGKSILWILDRVVITVAFAGVLIRLGNLMNHEIVGDVTNVPWAFIFTRADLYLPDGTPDLRPRHPSQIYEALSYLFSFGLLYWMYWKARGGQYLGRIFGSFLVLIFGFRFIIEFVKESQGGFESALGDALTTGQWLSIPFVLAGAYFIVQSGKKPLPQDSSIS
- a CDS encoding T9SS C-terminal target domain-containing protein; amino-acid sequence: MKTTALAWALLWVLLFPGVSFTQEQFSDISAQTGLNYPINTMGDVLGTGISFYDINGDGWDDLTISTGHTPPAIYINNQGNLDTAPFTIPSFGSGYIVSVVWADYDNDGDADLLITRFPGPVELWQNDGNFNFTNVASSAGIVQLNIKHMAAAFVDYDHDGHLDLFVTTHPLNEPAIPENTCRMYRNNGDGTFMDVTQETGLEMPPYLMFQPVFLDINNDGWEDLLMIVDRTVFPNYLFLNNGDGTFTDISQSSGMDLTIDAMSGTVGDFDHDGDLDVFVANNPVPYNMLFRNNGDLTFTDVSAQYNVQSFKSCWGSLWLDYDNDSWEDLFITVQNVWPNTYKNEFFRNQGIGQPFVDVSSSMGIAQFPTQSFVAAMGDLNNDGYYDFAVSSRYPNPNRLYLNNGGSNHYLSVSLQGVLANRDAIGTWMKCYAGGKEYVRFTLSSENLFGQNSSKKIFGLGQIAQVDSLILEWNSGTVEKYYNLNVNQHLHLIEGASMSLPFTPAVMGATQFCHGDSVMLDAGLYETFLWNTGDTTQQIVVHESGIYSVVVTNTFGAEITSFPVEVEVYPAPVVNLLVNHVTCSGFANGSVLLDVNTGPVQDVLWNNGHTDDFLSELSGGVYTFSALDTNGCHVSGAVAVAEPPPLIAQHSFNNVLCFGEANGTAVVNITGGTPPYNIDWQGENPDSLSIGVYTVLVQDNNLCEWSAEFEITQPDSIDFYLFMMPNAEDAALTDVGVSIWGGTPPYAVNWSSGQSGFILWGVGPSDYSVLVSDMNNCQKEQNFTIPGPSSTHNTLGSSWQIFPNPARDLVNVSAPLTGNHAYRILGVAGKFIREGTLAFPRATVSVRDLPAGVYFLQIANHGQWHSIQLVVNGY